From Paenibacillus graminis, a single genomic window includes:
- a CDS encoding CTP synthase encodes MTKYIFVTGGVVSSLGKGITAASLGRLLKNRGLKVTIQKFDPYINVDPGTMSPYQHGEVFVTDDGAETDLDLGHYERFIDINLSKNSNVTTGKIYSSVISKERRGEYLGGTVQVIPHITNEIKERVFRAGRETGSDVVITEIGGTVGDIESLPFLEAIRQIKSDIGRENVMYIHVTLIPYIKAAGEVKTKPTQHSVKELRSIGIQPNVIVCRTEYALSDDMKAKIALFCDIDANAVVECRDASTLYEVPLNLRDEGLDEIVVNHLKLTTPAPDMREWEDMLGRIQKLERTVEIAIVGKYVALHDAYLSVVESLSHAGFAANAEVKVRWVDAELVTDENVGELLGGIGGILVPGGFGDRGIEGKISAIRYAREQSIPFFGICLGMQVSVIEYGRSILGLAGANSSEIDPATPHPLIDLLPEQKDIEDMGGTMRLGLYPCKLLPESLAMSCYDDELVYERHRHRYEFNNAYRDEIEKAGLVISGTSPDGRLVEIVELPGHPWFLSVQFHPEFTSRPNRPQPLFREFVKASLAHSEQL; translated from the coding sequence GTGACAAAGTATATTTTTGTAACGGGTGGTGTCGTGTCTTCCCTGGGCAAAGGGATTACCGCCGCTTCTCTGGGCAGGCTGCTCAAGAACAGAGGTTTAAAGGTGACGATTCAAAAATTCGATCCTTATATTAATGTAGACCCTGGAACCATGAGTCCTTATCAGCATGGCGAAGTGTTCGTAACCGACGATGGGGCGGAAACGGACCTGGACCTTGGTCACTATGAACGGTTTATTGACATCAATCTCTCGAAGAACAGCAACGTGACTACCGGCAAGATCTATTCCTCGGTCATCAGCAAAGAGCGCCGCGGTGAGTATTTGGGCGGCACGGTTCAAGTTATTCCGCATATCACGAACGAGATCAAGGAACGCGTATTCCGTGCAGGACGTGAAACCGGGTCCGATGTGGTTATTACCGAAATCGGCGGTACCGTGGGCGATATCGAGAGCTTGCCGTTCCTGGAAGCCATCCGCCAGATCAAAAGCGACATTGGCCGTGAGAATGTGATGTACATTCATGTCACTCTGATTCCGTATATCAAGGCTGCTGGAGAAGTTAAAACCAAACCGACACAGCACAGCGTCAAGGAGCTGCGCAGCATCGGGATTCAGCCGAATGTTATTGTATGCCGCACGGAATATGCGTTGTCTGATGATATGAAGGCCAAAATCGCCCTGTTTTGTGATATCGATGCCAATGCAGTGGTGGAATGCCGCGATGCATCGACCTTGTATGAAGTGCCGCTCAACCTTCGGGATGAAGGACTGGACGAAATCGTAGTGAACCATTTGAAGCTGACGACGCCGGCTCCGGATATGCGCGAATGGGAAGATATGCTGGGCCGGATCCAGAAGCTGGAGCGCACCGTTGAAATTGCTATTGTCGGCAAGTATGTAGCACTGCATGATGCTTATTTGAGTGTAGTGGAGTCCCTTTCGCATGCAGGCTTTGCGGCCAATGCCGAGGTGAAGGTCCGCTGGGTGGATGCTGAGCTTGTTACCGACGAGAATGTAGGCGAATTGCTGGGTGGCATCGGGGGCATTCTGGTTCCAGGCGGCTTCGGTGACCGGGGGATCGAAGGCAAGATTTCTGCCATTCGTTATGCCCGTGAACAATCCATTCCATTCTTCGGTATCTGCCTGGGAATGCAGGTTTCCGTTATTGAATACGGCCGTTCCATTCTGGGACTGGCTGGTGCGAACAGCTCGGAGATTGATCCGGCTACACCGCACCCGCTGATTGACCTGCTGCCGGAGCAGAAGGATATCGAAGATATGGGCGGAACCATGCGTCTTGGTCTTTACCCATGTAAGCTTCTTCCTGAATCACTGGCAATGTCCTGCTATGACGATGAATTGGTATATGAACGCCACCGTCACCGGTATGAGTTCAATAATGCCTACCGTGATGAGATTGAAAAAGCCGGCCTGGTGATCTCCGGAACCTCTCCGGATGGCCGTCTGGTGGAGATCGTCGAGCTTCCGGGCCATCCGTGGTTCCTCTCCGTACAGTTCCATCCAGAGTTTACCTCCCGTCCCAACCGTCCGCAGCCTCTTTTCCGTGAATTTGTCAAAGCTTCGCTGGCTCATTCCGAACAATTATAA
- the recR gene encoding recombination mediator RecR has product MYYPEPLAKLIEAFTRLPGIGPKSAARLAFHVLNMKEDEVIDFAKALVSVKRNLHYCSVCCNITDTDPCRICQDKTRDASVICVVQDSKDLVAIERTKEFDGYYHVLQGAISPMEGIGPDDIRLKELLTRLSDERVKELIMATNPNIEGEATAMYISRLVRPFEIKITRIAHGLPVGGDLEYADEVTLSKALEGRRELF; this is encoded by the coding sequence TTGTATTATCCAGAACCGCTAGCCAAGCTGATCGAAGCTTTTACGCGTTTGCCCGGAATTGGCCCGAAGTCAGCCGCCCGGCTTGCTTTTCATGTGCTGAATATGAAGGAAGACGAGGTTATTGATTTTGCCAAGGCGCTGGTCAGCGTCAAACGCAATCTTCATTACTGTTCGGTTTGCTGCAATATTACGGATACCGATCCCTGCCGGATCTGTCAGGACAAAACCCGCGATGCATCCGTAATCTGTGTAGTCCAGGATTCCAAGGACCTGGTGGCTATTGAACGAACCAAGGAATTCGACGGCTATTACCATGTGCTGCAAGGGGCAATTTCACCAATGGAGGGCATAGGTCCGGATGATATCCGTCTGAAGGAGCTGTTGACCCGTCTGAGCGATGAAAGAGTGAAGGAGCTTATTATGGCCACCAACCCCAATATTGAGGGTGAAGCCACAGCTATGTATATCTCCCGCCTGGTTCGGCCTTTCGAGATCAAAATCACCAGGATAGCCCATGGGCTGCCTGTAGGCGGCGACTTGGAGTATGCGGATGAGGTTACCCTGTCCAAGGCCCTCGAAGGCCGCCGTGAGCTGTTCTAA
- the fba gene encoding class II fructose-1,6-bisphosphate aldolase, whose product MPLVSMTDMLNKALQGKYAVGQYNINNLEWTQAILGAAEEEKSPVILGVSEGAARHMGGFYTVVKMVEGLIHDMKITVPVAIHLDHGSSFDKCKDAIDAGFTSVMIDGSHHPIDENIEMTKKVVEYAHAKGVSVEAEVGTVGGQEDDVIGGIQYADLNECVRIVKETGIDTLAPALGSVHGPYHGEPNLGFKEMEEIRDAVKLPLVLHGGTGIPEHDIKKSISLGTSKINVNTENQIAFAKVVREVLAAKPDAYDPRTFIAPGREAIKQTVIGKIREFGSSNKA is encoded by the coding sequence ATGCCATTAGTATCGATGACAGACATGTTAAACAAAGCACTACAAGGAAAATACGCAGTTGGCCAGTACAACATCAACAACCTGGAGTGGACTCAAGCGATTCTTGGTGCAGCAGAAGAAGAGAAGTCACCAGTAATCCTTGGCGTATCCGAAGGCGCAGCCCGTCACATGGGCGGATTCTACACCGTTGTTAAGATGGTTGAAGGTCTTATCCATGACATGAAGATCACTGTTCCGGTTGCCATCCACTTGGATCACGGTTCCAGCTTTGACAAATGTAAAGACGCAATTGACGCCGGATTCACATCTGTAATGATCGACGGTTCCCACCACCCAATTGATGAGAATATCGAAATGACCAAAAAAGTTGTAGAATATGCTCATGCAAAAGGCGTTTCTGTAGAAGCTGAAGTGGGTACTGTCGGCGGACAGGAAGACGACGTTATCGGCGGCATTCAATATGCTGACCTGAACGAGTGCGTACGTATCGTCAAAGAAACCGGCATTGATACCCTGGCTCCTGCGCTTGGTTCCGTACATGGTCCTTACCATGGCGAGCCTAACCTTGGGTTCAAAGAAATGGAAGAAATCCGTGATGCGGTTAAACTTCCATTGGTTCTGCACGGCGGAACTGGTATTCCAGAACATGACATCAAGAAATCCATTTCCCTGGGTACTTCCAAAATTAACGTAAACACTGAGAACCAGATCGCATTTGCTAAGGTTGTTCGCGAAGTGCTGGCTGCTAAACCGGATGCTTACGATCCGCGTACATTCATCGCACCAGGCCGCGAAGCTATCAAACAGACCGTTATCGGCAAAATCCGCGAGTTCGGCTCCAGCAACAAAGCCTAA
- a CDS encoding pro-sigmaK processing inhibitor BofA family protein → MLRMAALAVLVLSGLLLLLIVFRKKMGWAWLSLFGTHLLLAALGIYVVNFSGLLTDIYIPLNPATIGAVTVLGLPGVLMLMGLKITLF, encoded by the coding sequence ATGCTGAGAATGGCCGCGCTGGCGGTTTTGGTTTTATCCGGACTTTTATTACTTCTTATTGTTTTCAGAAAAAAAATGGGCTGGGCTTGGCTCAGCCTCTTCGGTACGCATCTCCTACTGGCCGCGCTGGGTATTTATGTAGTGAATTTTTCGGGCTTGCTAACGGATATATATATTCCCCTGAACCCTGCAACTATAGGCGCAGTAACGGTTCTCGGCCTTCCGGGGGTACTGATGCTTATGGGTTTGAAAATAACTTTGTTTTAA
- a CDS encoding YbaB/EbfC family nucleoid-associated protein: MNNMNQMMKQVKKMQEQMLKAQEELGSKTIEGSSGGGVVTVQVNGHKKLLSIQIKPEAVDPDDIEMLQDLVITAVNDALTQAEELANNDMGKFTGGMKIPGLF; encoded by the coding sequence ATGAATAATATGAACCAAATGATGAAGCAGGTCAAAAAAATGCAGGAGCAAATGCTTAAAGCCCAAGAGGAACTGGGCAGCAAGACCATTGAAGGATCATCCGGCGGCGGTGTGGTAACAGTTCAAGTCAACGGCCACAAGAAGCTGCTCTCAATCCAGATCAAGCCTGAGGCTGTGGATCCCGATGATATCGAAATGCTGCAGGATCTTGTGATTACTGCGGTAAATGATGCTCTTACCCAAGCGGAAGAGCTGGCCAATAATGATATGGGCAAATTTACTGGAGGAATGAAGATTCCTGGCTTGTTCTAG
- a CDS encoding radical SAM protein, with amino-acid sequence MYLVYADEQGNVYDHPELYGLARSGDMIVEMLEEELIPLPEGATLVGLPNTRAVGMNPNTGEMLPLPEGSQAVGALLPQGFTRLCLPGYVKTDKSYKLPLFGYSAVVWKDGGFYVAADLTDDPEQWNPLNCDREDVEHGVGSLTAKYPGNRLYGHLSNCALGYECLTSSNTFLGRWEGAVPVSYSCNAGCFGCISEQPDDSGFVSPQTRMNFRPTVNEISEVMLEHLKTPQSIISFGQGCEGEPSTQAKLIIEAIREVRSITDMGYININTNAGLSDHIRGIVDAGLDLMRVSTISALDGHYNAYYKPRGYTLANVEKSLKYAASQGVYTSINYLIFPGVTDREEEIEAMVEFVRRTDLKLIQMRNLNIDPESYLELIPPAQGEILGMKTMLEIFREELPDVVIGSYTHVPPADLARAKQRRVKI; translated from the coding sequence ATGTATTTGGTATATGCCGACGAACAAGGAAACGTATATGATCATCCCGAGCTGTATGGTCTGGCCCGCAGCGGGGATATGATTGTTGAGATGCTGGAAGAAGAGCTGATACCGCTGCCTGAAGGGGCCACCCTGGTAGGGTTGCCTAATACGCGCGCAGTGGGCATGAACCCTAATACAGGTGAAATGCTGCCGTTGCCGGAAGGGTCGCAGGCGGTAGGAGCACTGCTGCCGCAGGGCTTTACCCGTCTGTGTCTTCCTGGGTACGTCAAGACAGACAAGTCGTATAAGCTTCCACTTTTCGGCTATTCCGCAGTAGTGTGGAAAGATGGCGGCTTCTATGTGGCCGCAGATCTTACGGATGATCCCGAGCAGTGGAACCCGCTTAACTGTGACCGGGAGGATGTTGAACACGGGGTCGGCAGTTTAACTGCCAAGTATCCGGGGAACCGCCTTTACGGCCACCTTTCCAATTGTGCACTTGGATATGAATGTCTGACCTCTTCCAATACCTTTTTGGGCCGATGGGAGGGAGCGGTACCTGTTTCCTATTCCTGTAATGCCGGATGTTTCGGCTGTATTTCCGAACAGCCGGACGACAGCGGATTTGTTTCTCCGCAGACGAGAATGAATTTTCGTCCTACGGTGAATGAGATTTCCGAGGTTATGCTGGAGCATCTGAAAACACCCCAGTCCATTATCAGCTTCGGGCAGGGCTGCGAAGGCGAACCGTCCACTCAAGCGAAGCTTATTATCGAAGCGATTCGAGAAGTCCGTTCCATTACAGATATGGGCTACATCAACATCAATACGAATGCCGGGCTAAGCGATCATATCCGCGGTATCGTTGATGCCGGACTGGATTTAATGCGTGTCAGCACAATCAGCGCGCTGGATGGCCACTATAATGCTTATTACAAACCGCGTGGCTACACGTTGGCTAATGTGGAGAAGTCCCTGAAATACGCAGCTTCACAGGGTGTGTATACATCGATTAATTACCTGATATTTCCAGGGGTTACGGACCGCGAGGAGGAAATTGAGGCGATGGTGGAATTCGTTAGACGTACCGATCTGAAGCTGATACAAATGCGGAACCTCAATATTGACCCGGAGAGCTACCTTGAATTAATTCCTCCGGCTCAGGGAGAGATTCTGGGAATGAAGACAATGCTGGAGATCTTTCGTGAAGAGCTTCCGGATGTTGTCATAGGATCGTATACCCATGTGCCGCCTGCAGATTTGGCCCGGGCCAAGCAGCGGCGGGTAAAAATATAG
- the rho gene encoding transcription termination factor Rho: MDLQISDLEEMKLTDLYKLAKKYQIPYYGTLKKRELIFAILRAQAEQSGLMFMEGVLEILPEGYGFLRPINYLPSAEDIYISASQIRKFDLRSGDLVSGKCRTPKENERYFGLLQVNAVNGENPASAAERLHFPALTPLYPQDKLPLETSPTHLSTRIMDLLAPVGLGQRGLIVAPPKAGKTLLLKEIANSISTNNPEIALFVLLIDERPEEVTDMQRSVKGEVVASTFDELPENHIKVAELVLQRALRLVEHKKDVVILLDSITRLARAYNLVVPPSGRTLSGGIDPAAFHRPKRFFGSARNVEEGGSLTILATALIDTGSRMDDIIYEEFKGTGNMELHLDRKLAERRIFPAIDIRRSGTRREEVLLSKEELDTIWAIRKNMNESYDFVEGFLKKLRDSKTNAEFLASFDVAGNKESSSPSGTASNGGTSNSGSSARRTSRPKTPSVPTT, encoded by the coding sequence ATGGATCTTCAAATTTCCGATTTGGAAGAAATGAAGCTGACCGATTTGTATAAGCTGGCGAAAAAATACCAGATTCCATACTACGGGACGCTAAAAAAACGGGAGCTGATTTTTGCCATCCTCCGGGCCCAGGCGGAACAGAGCGGGCTCATGTTTATGGAGGGTGTGCTCGAAATTTTGCCTGAGGGGTATGGTTTTCTAAGGCCGATTAACTATTTGCCCAGCGCGGAAGATATTTATATCTCGGCTTCCCAGATTCGCAAGTTCGATCTTAGAAGCGGCGATCTGGTATCCGGCAAATGCCGCACTCCCAAAGAGAATGAACGCTACTTCGGATTGCTTCAAGTCAACGCCGTCAACGGCGAGAATCCTGCCAGCGCAGCAGAGCGTTTGCATTTTCCGGCGCTAACACCTCTTTATCCGCAAGATAAGCTGCCGCTTGAAACATCCCCTACACACTTGTCTACCCGAATCATGGATTTACTTGCTCCTGTTGGTCTGGGGCAGCGCGGTTTGATTGTAGCACCTCCCAAAGCAGGGAAAACGCTCCTCCTAAAAGAAATTGCCAACAGCATTTCCACTAATAATCCTGAAATTGCTCTGTTCGTACTGCTGATTGATGAACGCCCCGAGGAAGTAACGGATATGCAGCGTTCTGTAAAGGGCGAAGTTGTGGCATCTACCTTTGATGAGCTTCCGGAGAACCATATCAAAGTAGCTGAGCTTGTATTGCAGCGGGCTTTGCGTTTAGTAGAGCATAAGAAGGATGTTGTCATTTTGCTGGATAGTATTACACGGCTGGCGCGTGCCTACAACTTGGTTGTGCCTCCATCCGGGCGCACACTGAGCGGCGGGATTGATCCGGCGGCTTTCCATCGTCCCAAACGGTTTTTTGGGTCCGCGCGGAATGTAGAGGAAGGCGGAAGTCTGACTATACTCGCAACAGCGCTTATTGATACCGGTTCACGGATGGATGATATTATTTATGAAGAATTTAAAGGCACAGGGAACATGGAGCTTCATCTGGACCGCAAGCTGGCAGAACGCCGCATTTTCCCGGCCATCGATATCCGCCGTTCCGGCACGCGCCGCGAAGAGGTGCTGCTGAGCAAGGAAGAACTGGACACCATTTGGGCGATTCGCAAAAATATGAACGAGTCCTACGATTTTGTGGAAGGCTTCCTCAAAAAGCTGCGTGACAGCAAGACGAATGCCGAATTCCTGGCCTCCTTTGATGTGGCGGGGAATAAAGAATCTTCGTCTCCAAGCGGCACGGCGAGTAATGGAGGAACCTCGAACAGCGGCTCGTCCGCACGCCGGACATCCCGGCCGAAGACGCCTTCTGTGCCTACCACCTGA
- a CDS encoding UDP-N-acetylglucosamine 1-carboxyvinyltransferase, with amino-acid sequence MEKLMIGGGRPLEGVVTISGAKNSAIALIPAAILAESEVVLDNLPSLSDVAVYSEILEDLGAAVSWTGSQMRINPSRIVSIPMPNGPVKKLRASYYMMGALLGRFKEATIGLPGGCNFEPRPIDQHIKGFEALGATVTNDHGSIHLYAKELRGAKIYLDVSSVGATINIMLAASRAKGSTIIENAAKEPEIIDVATLLNSMGAVIKGAGTETIRIEGVTEMHGCRHSIIPDRIQAGTYMIAAAATRGNVLIDNVIPKHLEALTAKLLEMGVNIEELDESIRVIGQAKYEHADVKALIYPGFATDLQSPMTSMLTQAEGVSVLSDFVYSNRFKHVPELVRMGARIRVEGRSAIIEGSKLNAAKVKAADLRAGAALVIAGLTVEEGITEVTGVEFIDRGYDNLVSNLRNLGADVWRENE; translated from the coding sequence ATGGAAAAATTAATGATTGGCGGTGGACGTCCTTTAGAAGGCGTTGTCACCATCAGTGGAGCGAAGAATAGCGCGATTGCGCTTATTCCTGCGGCGATTTTGGCCGAGTCTGAAGTTGTTCTGGATAACTTGCCGTCCCTTAGTGATGTAGCTGTATACTCCGAAATTCTGGAAGATCTTGGAGCCGCGGTTTCCTGGACAGGCAGCCAGATGAGAATTAATCCCTCCCGTATCGTATCCATTCCAATGCCTAACGGACCGGTGAAGAAACTCCGGGCTTCGTATTATATGATGGGAGCGCTTCTTGGAAGATTTAAGGAGGCAACGATTGGTCTTCCCGGGGGCTGCAATTTTGAACCCCGTCCAATTGACCAGCATATTAAAGGCTTTGAAGCGCTGGGTGCGACTGTAACCAACGATCATGGTTCTATTCACTTGTATGCCAAGGAACTGCGCGGGGCCAAAATCTATTTGGACGTCTCCAGCGTAGGTGCCACTATTAACATTATGCTTGCGGCTTCACGTGCCAAGGGCTCAACAATTATTGAAAATGCGGCTAAAGAGCCTGAGATTATAGATGTAGCAACCCTCTTGAACTCTATGGGCGCCGTTATTAAGGGCGCAGGAACTGAAACGATCCGGATCGAAGGTGTTACGGAAATGCACGGCTGCCGTCACTCCATCATTCCCGACCGTATTCAAGCTGGAACGTATATGATTGCTGCTGCAGCTACGCGCGGCAATGTATTGATAGATAATGTGATCCCGAAGCATTTGGAGGCGCTGACGGCCAAACTCCTGGAGATGGGCGTAAATATTGAAGAACTGGATGAGAGCATCCGGGTCATCGGCCAGGCCAAATACGAGCATGCTGATGTAAAGGCACTGATATACCCCGGGTTTGCCACCGATTTGCAATCTCCCATGACAAGTATGCTTACCCAGGCTGAAGGGGTTAGTGTGCTCAGCGATTTTGTATACAGCAACCGATTCAAACATGTGCCGGAACTGGTGCGTATGGGCGCCAGAATCCGTGTCGAAGGACGTTCCGCCATTATTGAAGGAAGCAAGCTGAATGCTGCGAAGGTCAAGGCTGCCGATTTGCGTGCAGGTGCAGCGCTTGTGATCGCCGGACTCACGGTGGAGGAAGGAATTACCGAGGTTACCGGTGTGGAATTTATAGATCGTGGTTACGACAACCTGGTTAGCAACTTGCGTAATTTGGGAGCCGATGTATGGCGCGAGAACGAATAG
- a CDS encoding response regulator: MEKKKVLIVDDQNGIRILLMEVFNSEGYATFQAANGKLALDIVRSESPDLVLLDMKIPGMDGLEILKHLKEINPAIKVIMMTAYGELDMIKEATKLGALMHFTKPFDIDEMRIAVNMHLNNKSIDQCS; encoded by the coding sequence ATGGAAAAGAAAAAAGTATTAATTGTCGATGATCAGAACGGAATCCGGATTCTCCTCATGGAAGTATTTAATAGTGAAGGGTATGCCACATTTCAAGCCGCTAACGGAAAACTGGCATTGGACATTGTCCGCAGCGAATCGCCCGACCTGGTCTTGCTCGATATGAAAATTCCGGGAATGGACGGACTTGAGATCCTGAAGCATTTGAAGGAGATCAATCCGGCTATCAAGGTCATTATGATGACAGCTTACGGTGAACTGGATATGATTAAGGAGGCGACCAAGCTGGGGGCGCTAATGCATTTTACCAAGCCGTTTGACATCGATGAGATGCGGATAGCTGTGAACATGCACCTTAATAATAAGTCTATAGACCAATGCAGCTAA
- the rpmE gene encoding 50S ribosomal protein L31: MQSAIQPKYNVTKVTCACGNTFETGSVKPELRVEVCSSCHPFFTGKQKFMDAGGRVDKFKKKYGI; this comes from the coding sequence ATGCAATCAGCAATCCAACCCAAGTACAATGTAACCAAGGTAACCTGTGCGTGTGGCAATACCTTCGAGACCGGTTCTGTAAAGCCAGAACTGCGTGTCGAAGTTTGCTCCAGCTGCCACCCATTTTTCACGGGTAAGCAGAAGTTCATGGATGCCGGCGGCCGTGTTGATAAATTCAAGAAAAAATATGGTATCTAA
- the dnaX gene encoding DNA polymerase III subunit gamma/tau: MEHIALYRAWRPQSFHDMVGQQHIIQTLQNAIREQRVSHAYLFSGPRGTGKTSAAKVLAKAVNCERSEGAEPCNECPSCLRITAGNVMDVQEIDAASNRGVEEIRDLRDKVKYAPTEVRRKVYIIDEVHMLTTEAFNALLKTLEEPPPHVMFILATTEPHKLPATIISRCQRFDFRRVSLEEQTAHLTAICQKEGISADSDALQYIARLSDGGMRDALSILDQISSFTDGQVTYQQVLGMTGGIPSEQFARLATAILEGDMGLLLELVEQLMHEGKSADKCLENLLYYFRDLLMIKMVPGADQLTDRVLNPAEFRDMAAAFTRDRLFLIVETLTRYLGEMKYATHPQTLFEVALMKLCSLQQQESPQYGAAPQAASSHVFSGNAAAVDSGELELLKRQIAALEKKLEQAMQSGAMSGGGRGEQGNQGRQPAQAPAPRVSSPSKLPPQLDKFIAGKDSPDFAEVYKKWSVVLQGVKEEKVTVHAWFVDGEPVAVMDDAVLVAFKNTIHRDTTEKPANRQVIENVFAARLGKPYRLVTMMLRDWNEAATKTAAQTGTEELQLEHEHETGDTRTEPWIDEAIQLFGEDLVVIKE, from the coding sequence GTGGAACATATCGCGCTGTACCGTGCCTGGCGGCCGCAGTCGTTTCATGACATGGTAGGACAACAGCACATTATTCAGACGCTGCAGAATGCAATTCGTGAACAGCGGGTTTCGCATGCCTACCTGTTCAGTGGACCGCGGGGTACAGGCAAGACAAGTGCCGCCAAAGTGCTCGCCAAAGCAGTCAATTGTGAGCGCAGCGAGGGCGCTGAGCCGTGCAATGAATGCCCATCCTGTCTGCGGATCACCGCAGGGAATGTCATGGATGTGCAGGAGATTGACGCAGCGTCGAACCGGGGCGTTGAAGAGATACGTGATCTCCGGGACAAGGTGAAATATGCGCCTACCGAAGTCCGCCGTAAAGTGTATATCATTGATGAAGTGCATATGCTGACTACAGAAGCTTTTAATGCGCTGCTGAAGACGCTGGAGGAGCCGCCTCCGCATGTAATGTTTATTCTGGCGACCACGGAGCCGCACAAATTGCCGGCAACGATTATTTCCCGCTGCCAGCGTTTTGATTTTCGCCGGGTGTCACTGGAAGAGCAGACAGCTCACTTAACAGCGATCTGCCAGAAGGAAGGGATTTCCGCAGACTCAGATGCGCTGCAGTATATTGCCCGGCTTTCCGATGGTGGGATGCGCGATGCGCTCAGTATACTGGACCAGATTTCTTCCTTTACAGATGGCCAAGTCACCTATCAGCAAGTGCTAGGCATGACCGGAGGGATTCCCTCCGAACAGTTTGCGCGCCTGGCTACGGCCATTCTGGAAGGGGATATGGGACTGCTTCTGGAGCTGGTTGAGCAGCTTATGCATGAAGGCAAAAGTGCTGATAAATGTCTGGAGAACCTGCTGTATTATTTCCGAGATTTACTTATGATCAAGATGGTGCCGGGAGCGGATCAGCTAACGGATCGTGTACTGAATCCGGCGGAATTCCGTGATATGGCGGCGGCATTTACCCGGGACCGGCTGTTTCTGATCGTAGAGACGCTGACCCGTTATCTGGGTGAAATGAAGTACGCGACCCATCCGCAAACCTTGTTTGAAGTAGCGCTGATGAAATTGTGCAGCCTGCAGCAGCAAGAGAGTCCCCAGTATGGGGCCGCTCCGCAAGCGGCTTCTTCCCATGTATTTAGCGGCAACGCTGCAGCTGTGGACTCTGGTGAACTGGAACTTCTCAAACGGCAGATTGCTGCCTTGGAGAAGAAGCTGGAGCAGGCAATGCAGTCCGGGGCTATGTCCGGCGGAGGACGCGGGGAGCAGGGGAATCAAGGCAGACAGCCTGCCCAGGCGCCTGCACCGCGGGTATCCTCTCCTTCCAAGCTTCCGCCGCAGCTGGATAAGTTTATTGCGGGCAAGGACAGCCCCGACTTTGCGGAAGTGTATAAGAAGTGGAGTGTTGTCCTGCAAGGTGTGAAGGAAGAGAAGGTCACGGTTCACGCATGGTTTGTTGACGGAGAGCCTGTTGCAGTTATGGATGACGCTGTGCTGGTTGCCTTTAAGAATACGATTCATCGTGATACCACTGAGAAACCTGCGAACAGACAGGTAATAGAGAACGTATTTGCGGCCCGTCTGGGCAAACCCTACCGGCTTGTGACCATGATGCTCCGAGATTGGAACGAGGCTGCAACGAAGACTGCTGCGCAGACCGGTACTGAGGAGCTTCAATTGGAGCATGAACACGAAACTGGGGATACCCGGACTGAACCATGGATTGACGAGGCGATCCAGCTCTTTGGGGAAGACCTTGTTGTCATAAAAGAGTAG